The following is a genomic window from Ptiloglossa arizonensis isolate GNS036 chromosome 11, iyPtiAriz1_principal, whole genome shotgun sequence.
CGTCTGTAAAAAGGTCTCGTCGTTTTTATTATTCACCATTTGCAGTGTCTGTAATAGGAATAAGTTATGGTATCGATTTACGATACATTGTAACGTCTGCTCTATTTGAGACAGGGCGtgatttttttattctatttcatGGGATGGCAACTTGGGAGAATTTCAACGTAATTGGGTTAAAGCACGACGATGAATCGAGAATTTGACTCTCGAGgggaaacattttttctttattgtctacttttaaatgcgaGAATGGTAAGAATCGATTAAACGTAACGAGTGTGTTTATCCATGGAGTTTAAAAACGAAGAATCTATAGTCAACGCCTCGGCTCTGTGTCTTCGGAGTATGTGTGCACAAAGCAGGTAAACAGAAAGcaaggaaacgaaaaaggaacgaaggacgatcgatcggtcgatagGGGAACATGCTTGTTTCCGTTCAGAGTTTCGTTACTCAAATGTCCATCGTTAATGTTAAGATCACAGCTGATaagaacgaacaaagtaactggATAGAAACACGGAAAAGAGTTTCTAAATCTAATTTTCAACATCTCCTATTACGATCGTTTTTATTATAGAAACAACGAATAGCGAGATCTTATCCTTCATTTTATGGTTATCCTTCCACACAATTCCCTCTCGCGGCGAGAATTTTGACGAAATGTTAGATTCTAGTCGGAGTATCTTTCAAATGTAGTGTCTGCGACCATGACGGTGTTTCCCTTAGATTTTTCAATTGCTTCGGCGGTTTTTCTCTCACGGATTAACAAATATTTACGCGttactgtattttatttatacatactTGTATCGATGCAGAGCAATGCCTGAAAacaaacgaatgaaaaaatgttttctaCGCAGTAGAACATCCACGTTGAAAAGTATGAGATCCTTTATGAAGTTGGGTAAACAACGACCGTCGAGAGCTCGGTCCTGCGACAACGGCTCGGATACCAGGGACTTgctcgaaagaagaaattcgagttgcGCAACATCTAACGAACCTTCGAGGACTAACTCGACGACTTCTTTGGAAACAAACGCATCCGATTACGATAGCCAAGCCAGCGTGAACGCCACGGAATCCAGGGATGCGATTGTCAAGCCAACGAGGAAACCGAAACCAAAGGTTCGATCGATCTTAATAATCGTGGGTGAAATAGAACATGGATCGAAGACGGGCGAAACTAGTGGGGGAAAAAGTCAATAAAATTTGTCCACGATTTTGCTctcatttttcgtttttccttgcaaactcgataaaaaaaatttcgttcACCTCGTTAAGAATACTTCTCGAGTACTCGGCCcgataaatttcgatcgatgcagtttaaaataaattactgGATAAACCGATGCCTTCCGTTTAAGTTCGCGGAGTACACGTGGAAAAACAATTGCCCGAAATATAActttacgtatatcgtagaacgaaactttcgcgaaaaattttaaaatgaaatttattcggtTCACGATGGAGTGGTAAttgaaaaaacaaatttaaaaaaatgtagaaaacgtGGTGCAGTttgtatttctattttcattaGCTGGAAGCGTGGAATGGACGTTAACAAACGTTGGCGAGCTTTTCGACGTTTTTGTTGATATTCACCGAGATCGCGTGGAAGAGTCGTTAACGTATTCCATGGGGATGTCGTTGAGTGGTGAAATTacaaatggaagaaacggagaacctccGAGAGAGAAATAAGTAAATTGCGCGACGAATTGCGCCATGAACTCGGCATGAGAATTAGCTCGTTCGTCTTCGACTCGAAGGGAATCGACTCCACCCGATACCGATTTTACAACAcagaatttaaattatattcgcAACAAAATTACGAtcatttcttttataattgaCATATTTAATCGAAATTGTGCTATAATTGGTTCACAACAAACGATTACCAGTAACACCTCTAAGACTGCTCTATGAGCTTTCTCGATCTGTTCAATTGCCAAATCCGGAACGAAACGTGGTAATACAATATTGTTCTTTGTTCCAAGACAAagacacgaaacaaatatttttttttattatatcggAGACCTACATTAGGTAAGTGTTCCGGGTGTTCTTTGAATCTCCGAGAGATCCTGGATACCGGTGATCGTATTTTTAGCGAAATTGATCATAGTTAGTTCGAAAGTAAAGATATCGAATTCGAAAGTgagaatttatatttacagACTACGGACACGGGACAAACCGCCTTAAAGGCGCAGGATTATCAAGTTTGTATCACCATCATCGAAGCGAGACAATTGGCGGGTTTGAACATGGATCCGGTCGTTTGCGTGCAAGTCGGTGATCAACGGAAATACACCAGTGTCAAGGAATCCACAAATTGTCCATACTACAACGAAGTGAGCGTTTATTTCGAATAACTTTATCGATAGATTATCAAATTACAGGTAAAACCGGATCGACAAGATTGTTTACTTAAAGAGATCCTGCGTACGAAGAATGTTTGACGTTTAATTATCATCGAAACGTAATTGGATCGATTTCGCGAATTTTCTTCGACATTGACGAATGTAGCTTCTcgatttcgattctccgttcccgtTTATTTACCGTGCACGATATACTTCGACCAATCGTTAAAACACGAACAGACGTACAGTACTTGTTATCGTTTTTTATCGTACCAGTTTCTTGTTTTATCGACCGTTTATACGTACTTTACGCGGAACATACTACAGGATACGATTCTTTCCCCTTTACTATACACTTGTTCCATTGctacgaacgaaataattagTGCACGAATTATTTTCAGCGAAATAATTCCCGTATTGTTTTTTGTTCCAGTACTTTGTTTTTGACTTTCACATGCCGCCCGTAATGCTTTTCGACAAAATAATCATGCTCTCGGTAAGTCGATtccaaaatttcattaatttcccAATGCTGCTCATTATAGAAGTTAGGAAGCCGATCGCTTCGTTAAGCATTTAGCAGATTTAGTCGATATTCTTTAATAAATATCGTAACGCGCCTCCAGTAAATTGCTAACCGCGCTTGACTCAATTGCAATGTTTTCGGTAGTCAAAAAATGGCTCGTAAATTTAATACAAGTCGGTCGTTGTATTTAGCGTCTCGATTAGAGTCGGGACAGGGTATTTTTACAATGCTATGGATATAAATTCACGTATCTGTGAATTTATTCTCAAATTATGGGAGAAACCGAACGGAAGACACAAATTCGAGCGATTCGCTAAAAATCTCGTAGCCAGTGGTTGTCGGTTACTCCGTAAATTTTATCGGAGAAGTTACGAAGCTTTGGTTTTACTTCGAAGCGATAAAAAGCAAGTCTTAACCGGTAAATTGGAATTGCTCGTCGAGTAACAAAGTACACGCAACCGCCCTTTTTAATAGAGAAGTTATTCCGGATTTCCCGAgtgtaaattttcaaacaaacgTAGCAACGGTGCACTCGATTCTGTAAacactcgatcgaaatttcatcttcttcgcaaatgtttttcgacTCGCTCAGATTTATTGAATTTATCGTCTCGTAAGAGTCAATTACCGACAACATTGTACTCGAGTATACAAGTACTTCCATTTGTCATTAAGACAacaaggaaaataatttctacggCGCATGATCGCGAACAAAAATTATCGATCTTCAAACGGTAAAACGTAACGTTCTGCCtcaattttttgcaaaatttttttcactgccgttcgcgcgatatcgaaAAACATTTTTGTTTGCATCTGTTTACGTGGAAATCCTTTTTACCGCGTTGTTATCGAAGCGATGGTTCTTTAGAGcgagtttaaaaattaattaacgacagattgttcgtttcatcgttacgTGACGTTAATTTTAAGACGTGTAAAATTTTTACGCGCGAGATAAACGGGCAGGTGGTAATAATAAGAAAATTTCAAGGAAAATACGATATTTctaaagaagaatatttttcgagatttcTTTAGCGGTATTCGCAAAGTAGCACCTCGCCAAGAGGCGGTCTTGGCGTGTTCGGTGTTAATAGGAAAAAACAGGTGAATACAGGTTATTCGAAATGAATACCTTTTACTGGTACGCAGGTGCAGCAATCGCGGAACCTCTTACGCGCTAATCTAACGCTGGGCAGCTTTAAGTTAGACATCGCGACCGTATGGGCACAACCAGGTACAATATTTCCATCGTCCGAAAAGAACGTTAAAATCTAGTTTTCGATCATCAACAACTGTCTCTTATTTTCTGTCTCGTCCGTGGCGAGAAACAAGCAACGCGAACGAATATTTGGAAATATCACGGTACACGTTGTTCCGTTTTTatcgaagataaaaatatttgtatatgttGGTATTCGAAGGTAATGGTTCGAATTTCACGATGCAACAATACGACGTAATACAAACGTTACCGGCATTTATCATCGTCCATGCTTTTTTCGCGTAGCAGCAACTTTTTTCGTCTTCGCTTGCAACGGAATCGATCGATCCGATCGTTGTACAAAATTGTGCATCTATTGAGAAGCTACTTGTACACCTTCGATTAAACGAAACCGTTGAACTTATTTCTGTGAGAAAATCGATCGAggaaaaattggaaactcgcaaAGCTGCTAAAGTAGCCAGGTGAAAACTTACAGAGAGGAAATTAATCGATAAAATACGTAAAAACTTGCTACGAAGGAACGTAACGAACTACTTGTACTTTCACGTTTTGCTTCTCATTCGTATCTCGTACCGTTTCAACGCATGCATTTTACAACCTTCTTTTATGTACGCATATCGCTTAGTGTACCCGGGTCATGCCGCTTCTGTCGCACGGAACGATATTTCTTACAGTTAAATATAGTAATAGCAATTACGCATTGGCCGAGCAAAAAGCAGATACTCTTTAATCCCCTTTTCTACAGAATTTGTTCCGAGAAAGTTAcgttacatttttaatattaaaagatACAAGGAGCGTAGACGGACTATGTTGGATATCGTCAACGCTTTCTTTCCAATTGTAGCCGTATAAATACATAGCTgcgtattcgaaaccaatgaaaTACTAAATATACCGTTCTACGTTTGATCGACTAATTACATCGTTGACGCAATATCGATCGCAACGTGTTCTCTGTCGCTTCGACGATTCGTTTCGGTTTTCGACGCGAGTTATTCGTTGAAATTGTCGAACGATACGGAGATGCATCGGAAGCGGATGACTGCCGAGAGTTGTATATTTTCTTACACGTTCATGTATCATACCATCGAACGGTGTTTCACGATCGTTCGTAAAACGCTCCTTCGCTTcgactttctcgtttctttgtgttATTTATCACGAGGCGTTGCCCACGTAACACGTCGTTCGGTCTATAGATCACCAGTTTTACCACAAATGGGCGCTGTTGACGGACCCGGACGACGTCGCCGGAGGTCCAAAGGGCTATTTAAAGTGCGACATAAGCGTGATCGGGAAAGGCGACACCGTGAAAATACCTCCGAAGAGCGAAAAAGACGAGGACGACATCGAGGGGAATCTGTTGCTTCCGGATGGCGTGCCTATCGAGAGACAAAGGGCGAAGTTTATCGTAAAAGTGTACAGAGCCGATGGTCTACCGAAGATGAACAGCAGCATCATGGCGAACGTGAAGAAGGCCTTCACCGGCGAAGTCAAGGATCTCGTCGATCCTTACGTTCAAGTGTCCTTCGCTGGATTGACCGTAAGATCGatcaaatttctcgaaaatatcgACAACATTTCGGGTCATTTGCAGTCCgtaaagtattgggttgttctacGAGTCTTTCGGTCTTTCCGACGTTCCAGAATCGACTTTCTTTACATTTCGTCCAAACAGGCTTCCACCAGGTATAATTTATAGAATACTTCGATCCGGACTCTCTCGAGACCAGTATCCGATCTCGCGcaaagttttatcgttttttatcccgcattttaaaattcaatgtttatttatttgtctTTACTCCAGTTCGATAAACATCGCGGATGCGTCGTtattttgcttgttcgtttagTCGTTAGACGATGGTGAATTCTTAAATCTAATCGTGTCTCGTTCGCGATACGAAACGTATTAAGCACCGTGTCTACGGATATGAAAATTGCAGCTCTGCTACGTTTTACGACACATAATGTTGCATCAACGCGAGTGGTACTGGTACATTGAAACTTGTAGACGTCGAATACGGTTTTCTAAATTTCGATCAGGAAGTttcgatttgaaaaatgttcCAAGGTGTAAAACTTGCCACGCTGTACATTCTTGTAAGTATTTTATACCACATCGCTGTCGCGTTATTGCGAACGACTAATAGTGGATTTCATACGCGAATCGAACTCGTAAACGACACTGGGTAGAACTTGTACCTGTTCCTGTTCCAAGAGTTGGACCCGCTCGATTCAAAACGGTAACATGGTCGTGCACGCGACGGGATGCGAGAGGTGTTGTTTATTTTGAATTATTAAACGAAGACGAGACCCTCGCTGAAAGTTTACACCGAGCTATCCTTGTCCAACGTCCAGCTTGAGCAAAACGCGAGAGTCGAGggcgtgtttaaaaaaaaaaaactttcgaaaaaattaacaatcGTAGAGATAAACTTTTACCTCGTTCTTCTTGCTCTTTGGACGTATATAGATCCAAATGATTATCGCTTATTTAGATGCTTACAGCAGGTTTCGGGTGGTCGACTGTATTTAAATAAAGGATACTTTCGAAAAAAGATTCAAGAATACATTAATTTGCAATTTAATCGAAAGCCGAGAAACCGTTTTAAAATATCTTTACGCGTATCTTTGTCCGTTTTGAAACGCACGAAAGACGAAAGGATTTACGGGAGaacctaatattttcgcaaaattaTTAACCGTAGATTTTAATATTCGTATTCGCTACCATTTTCGAACgtgtaaaagaaagaaaactgtTATTCGTCTCTCACGCAATTCAGGGTAAGACGAGCGTTAAGAGGCACAGTTACGCGCCGGTTTGGAACGAACAGATCGTTTTCACGGAAATGTTTCCACCCCTCTGTCAAAGGATTAAAATTCAGCTATGCGACAACGACCCGGTTCACGCCACCGTGATCGGTACGCATTTCGTCGATCTGAAACAAATCAGCAACGACGGCGAAAGGGGGTTTCTGCCCACGTTCGGCCCTGCGTTTATTCACTTCTACGGAAGCATAAGGGATTACAGCCTCATAGACGAACACTCGACGTTGAACACGGGACTGGGAGAAGGAATCTCCTACAGAGCAAGGTCTCTATTTCTTCCAACGTTGTCTCGTACACTCGGTACTTTCAAATCTCTCGAATCGAtacgtttttctttaaaaaaaaaaaaatagcttcTTCGCTAAATTAGCAGCCCACGCGAATTTCGGTAAATAAAGCAAAACGTTCGTTGTGCGTCATTGTATGACGAAATTCAGTCGCTTCGTTCGACACTCCGATGTAACGTTCGATGGCGCAACTACGCtgttttaattgtaaattaattcaACGGAGTCGCAATAATCGATGGAGTCGAGATACGTACGTATATGGGTACGTTGCTATGTATCTGGATgaaagtttcgagaaacgaataaaagatccgttactcgttcgataaaaattaatatctaaaATCTAGTCTATTTTAGAATTATCTCTGGTCCTCGTCGTTGCGAGAACCAAGCTTGAATTTTGTTACAGTACGCGAAagatcgaaacgcgaacgacgaacgaacgtatTTCGGATCGTGACGCGAACGTGATCGATGAAGGTTTCGAGcgtatcgttaatttttaacaaagacGAAACGATTATACGAGTATTGTATCGTGAAACGATACGCTAAACAATTCAGACGTTCACGGGTAGGTCAGAGCGTTTCCAAGTTGAATATTTAAACTGGaagcttttcgaaaatttcaaaacgCGACTAGGTCACGTTTTTCGGGAAACAACGTAGAATATCGATCTCTGGGAAAATCGATAAGGGCGTTCGAGTGGCGTGCTTGTAAGCGCAGACCGTGAACGCGTTAAAGTTTAATCTCGACGTCGTAGCGCGTAATTACGATGCGATGTAACGATTCGCGAAATTGTCGAGCAGACGAACCGAGCGAAACGTTGCTTAACGATTTCTCGCGTTCTAGATTATTGATAGCAATTAGGACGGAAATAAGCGATAACGTCGAGATGGCTCCGTCGGAGGTCGAAGTCGAACCCACTGTCCTCGTTAACGAATCCGCTTACGCGAGGAACGAAGAGTTTTTCCTTTTCGCAACGATAATGGACGCCACGATGATCGACAAGAAGCTCGGGGACAAACCCAtgtatttcgaaatatcgatagGAAACGCAGGCAACGCTTTGGACGGCCATAACGAGAGCTCAAAGGTAAGCTCCGTGCATCGAcctattaatttttcgatatcgCGCTACTCTGCGCCTCGAAGAGGTTGAATTACAcgttatcgataaaaaaaagaaaaggatgcTTTAACGAAGCGAAATCGAAGCTAAAGAGCTTGCTGAAAATTCAACGTTCCCGCGTATTTGGTCGCGTTTTACCTCGTTGCGTGTAAAACAATTCTGTTGTTTAACAATTCTGGATCGTTGACAAATTTGTGATAACTTTTGTAACGGATTCGGTGAAATATCACGTGCGCGTACGAAGTATTATTTTTGGGTAATTCAGTGGAATGGAAGATTTGAACAGCGATTGAAAGCTCGTTCGTTTGGATTGCTCGTTATTAGATGTGCGAGGTAGGGCCGAAGAGCGGGACAAGTGGAGAGCAAGAGGAGTTGCTAGAAGTGTTGAGCGGATCCTGGCAGAGTACTACTCCAGCCAGCAAACCGATGACGCACGAcaagatttattattttttgccTTATTGGGACGACAAGCCGTGCCTTCACGTTCGAAGCATTTGGCCGGATTACAGGCGTAGGATGTACAACAGTAATATAATTAGTAAAATCGCCGATAAGCTGGTAAGTCGAAAACAATGGGAGAAGGGGATCGATATCGAGGCAATGTTCGCTCGAGCGCAACTTAACATCGTATTGTTTTCGACTTTGGTTTAGGAAGAAGGATTGTCGGAGACACAAATACACTCGGAGGATTCTTCGAGCGAGAAAACTTTAAAATCGACGCTCGAGGAATTGAGCAGCAATTGCAATCGATACGTTAGCATCAGCAAGTCGAGTCTGACCGGGCCAGGGGTTGGGAAAACAAAGCTCGacaaggagagaacgaaactctGTCAAAGAGAATTGGAAAATGTAGGAATCATGGCCAGAAACCTCAAAGCGGTGGTCACCAAAAGCAGCTTCAAGGAAAGACTGAGGACCGCCCAGGGTTACTTGCAAAAGTTGAAGCTTCTCGTCGAAGATGTGAGTATCACGATCCACGtgtttcgcgaacaaagaatatagaACGGTGGCAAGTATCTTTTTCCCTAATTTCAGCCTCAAGATTCTTTACCGGATGTTTTCATTTGGGTGATAAGCGCTGGACGACGCGTGGCTTATCAAAGGATACCGGGAAgagatttaatttattcgatcgttgaCGAAGAATGTGGCAAATACTGTGGGAAAGTGCAAACAATGTTTCTCAAAGTATGTTCTGCGTAAAATCAACCGATTTACCGGTCGGGCATCGGTGTCCGTTTGTTTGATCAACGTTTATCGAGAAATcgtgaacaaaaattgaaatttctacaAACGATTGTTCAAATAACGTAGCTCCGTTGCGTACAGAGTATACGCTTTGTCTTGGATCAATGAAATATCGCGTAGTAAAATAATCGTAAGGTAGTTTTGCATTCAACGCAATGAATCGATAGCTTCCAGGAAAGAAAAAGTTCGGACCTTCCGGCTGGGCGATACAAACCAAGTTGCAAATTTACATGTGGCTGGGGATCTTGAAGCACAAGAAATACTTTATCCAAGGCTTACCGAAGGGATACGAACTCAGCCACGAATTGAAGAACATCGAGAGGCCGCGCGCTTTACCACCAACCATTATACATTACGTTAACAAACACGTGCGTAACCGATGTTCAAAGATATTTGCAATTGTAGCCAGGTCGGTGCACACGATACGGTATACCTTAAATTCTTCCgtagtataatattttatagtatGTACGAGGGGTAATACGATTTCGTTGGTAGACACTCGGTAATAGATTTGCGTTACGTTCGCGCGATAAGAAAGGAAAGTTACTTCGCTAGAAAACTTCGATGTATACCTCGCTTAACGAAACTTTGCAATAATTATTGagcagaaattccagctgagaGCGCACATGTATCAAGCCCGATCTTTGATCGGCAGCGATGCGTCCGGTCTTTcggatccattcgcgagagtaATCTGCGGCGAATTTTGCAAATCCACTCAAGTGATCGACGAAACTTTGAGTCCCACGTGGGACGAACTGCTCCTCTTCGACGACATCTTGATCTACGGCACCGACGAAGAAATCAAGAAGGATCCACCGTCGAtcgtcatcgaaattttcgatcaaGATAAAGTGGTACGTGAGGGTTACgagttttcttttaaaaatttcacgtcctttttcgttttcgtttttatCGCGATACAATTGTCCATTAAACGCAAAGAAAAACCCCGACGGAGACGCTGCTATCGAGTTTCttacgtttctctgattctctttTTACAGAGTCATTTTGTAACTACGGACATAAAACTGCATGAGGGCTCTGCTTTAACAGTTTGTATACAACATACGACATTGATATAGATATCAAATAACACGATTTACCACACGTCACAACACTCGACCCCTGTAGATATATATACGCACAACAAAACACGCACTTCACTCTCCGCTTATAAAGAATTCGCCGTTAATCGAGCGCAGTTTAAgaatatttcttaaacgtttcgagcctgGTTCGAGTTCCTCTTCGCTACAGAAGTACCgatctataaaatataatataatactacCGAGAACGCGTAAAAACGTAAAATCGCACGACCAaccgtttaataaatattcttaagCCGTGCTCGTTTCGACTACAATCGTATCGATAGATCGTAACGTGTACACTAATATTAGCTAATGTCTACATCACGTCTGCGATATTAGAGAAATCGTTTGAACGTAAATCGGcgagcaataataataataataagaagaagaagaagaataataataataacaattttcgaagaaataaaactcTCGATGTTGGTTGAAAGAAATGTTTCCCCTGTTGCGTATACAATTCGGCTTGCTCGTAAAAATAGGGACTATGGTTCCGTGGAGATCGGTTGAGATCGCGTGACGTTCCAGGGCAAGTCGGAGTATATAGGGCGAGCGGTCGCGAGACCTCACGTGAAACTCGCCTCGGAATCTTACACTCCGCCCGAATTTCCTCCCTCTTTGGAATGGTACGACGTGACCAGAGGCGCCGCGagagcgggcgagcttcttgcCGTTTTCGAATTACTCGAGTATCCTTCGACGAGAGATTACGGCTTTCCGACGCTGCCAGACCCAAAGGAGAGAGCGGCACAGGCTCACGCTGTCGCTCAGGATCAAGGACCTATTCTTCCGGTTCCCGTGGGCATTCGACCGACTCTCTCCAAATATCGGTGAGACACTCGATATTCTCGAGAACGTTCCCCGAATCCGTCCATAAGATAATACCATTTTCTGTTCGTCTCGTCcgagtttatttatttacgaataaataaaaccgATTGCGTAATCCCGGACGCGTTTCGTTTTCTATCGCAGAATCGAAGTCCTGTTCTGGGGTTTGAGAGATTTAAAAAGGATACATCTGTTGACCGTGGACAAGCCACGGGTGGACGTCGAGTGCGCTGGCCACATCCTTTACTCTTCGGTAATCGCAAATGCGAAGAAGAATCCGAATTTCAATACGCCGATCAAGTTTTTGGAACTGGAGCTACCGGAACAGGAACTTTATCGACCACCCTTGACGATCAGAGCAGTCGATTGCAGAAGCTTCGGTCGATACACCCTCGTTGGCACGCACACGATCAATTCGATTCACAAGTACATGTACTGTCCGCAAACCAAGAGAGCAAAGGACGCCGAGGACCGGAAAAAGAATCTGTATCAGCTGCAACAATACGCGGGTAGGTCGATCTGTGAAAACatttgaaacgaatcgaaactcgGGAAGCTTATAAAATTCTCCTCGACGTAGGTTTCGATGCATCCAAGACGAAATATCAGCAGACATCTTTACCAGAGTCTTTGGCCGATCTCGAGTTCAATTGCGGAGATACGATCGTTAGCTTGGGTTTGGAGCCAGGTTGGACGACCAAGAAGGACAAAACGGAACAGAACATACGGAAGAAGCAAAGCTTGGTTTGCGATGGAAGCACAGGTGAGACCATtattttaacgaacgaaataggaaaggAAACGGGTAACTCcgtctcgactcgactcgactcgactctctCAGGGGACTTCGGTGCCTTCGAGGACGAGGACGGCTGTCAGGATTGGTGGACAAAGTATTTCGCCTCGGTCGAAGCGAccatagaagagaacaaagaactCCGTAAAGAGAAATCGATATTTCAAGCACAGTCGAACGGTACGGTCCCGATGTACTTGGACGAAACTTACAATCAAAATCAGGGAAACGTCTCGGGGGAGAAGAGTCCCGGCGTGACGGCTAAGAAACTCTTTGGTCTAAAATCGACCGCGAACGCGGCAAAATTCGTCTCGAAGCTCAGCCCCAGGCAAACTTATCAAAAATTTCCG
Proteins encoded in this region:
- the LOC143152916 gene encoding otoferlin isoform X8 encodes the protein MALVVIVKNFQGLKYKGEKVVKVDFRGVAHYSKCLEENPDHIAVNEVFTWNLGGPVDEAEILQLAVVSRGVLRNEKVVAKYGLVLQAVVREGRIVVTDSLVDLNNKPLPTVVCFEIRYNPPDGSCSSYAATEIMEDEQQMLIDIKQNIANLERSLEEANTSSVGGKRRGSWQSSEKTSKRGILQRGSSMLTYEKSPDRKSRTSTLKSMRSFMKLGKQRPSRARSCDNGSDTRDLLERRNSSCATSNEPSRTNSTTSLETNASDYDSQASVNATESRDAIVKPTRKPKPKTTDTGQTALKAQDYQVCITIIEARQLAGLNMDPVVCVQVGDQRKYTSVKESTNCPYYNEYFVFDFHMPPVMLFDKIIMLSVQQSRNLLRANLTLGSFKLDIATVWAQPDHQFYHKWALLTDPDDVAGGPKGYLKCDISVIGKGDTVKIPPKSEKDEDDIEGNLLLPDGVPIERQRAKFIVKVYRADGLPKMNSSIMANVKKAFTGEVKDLVDPYVQVSFAGLTGKTSVKRHSYAPVWNEQIVFTEMFPPLCQRIKIQLCDNDPVHATVIGTHFVDLKQISNDGERGFLPTFGPAFIHFYGSIRDYSLIDEHSTLNTGLGEGISYRARLLIAIRTEISDNVEMAPSEVEVEPTVLVNESAYARNEEFFLFATIMDATMIDKKLGDKPMYFEISIGNAGNALDGHNESSKMCEVGPKSGTSGEQEELLEVLSGSWQSTTPASKPMTHDKIYYFLPYWDDKPCLHVRSIWPDYRRRMYNSNIISKIADKLEEGLSETQIHSEDSSSEKTLKSTLEELSSNCNRYVSISKSSLTGPGVGKTKLDKERTKLCQRELENVGIMARNLKAVVTKSSFKERLRTAQGYLQKLKLLVEDPQDSLPDVFIWVISAGRRVAYQRIPGRDLIYSIVDEECGKYCGKVQTMFLKLPGKKKFGPSGWAIQTKLQIYMWLGILKHKKYFIQGLPKGYELSHELKNIERPRALPPTIIHYVNKHGKSEYIGRAVARPHVKLASESYTPPEFPPSLEWYDVTRGAARAGELLAVFELLEYPSTRDYGFPTLPDPKERAAQAHAVAQDQGPILPVPVGIRPTLSKYRIEVLFWGLRDLKRIHLLTVDKPRVDVECAGHILYSSVIANAKKNPNFNTPIKFLELELPEQELYRPPLTIRAVDCRSFGRYTLVGTHTINSIHKYMYCPQTKRAKDAEDRKKNLYQLQQYAGFDASKTKYQQTSLPESLADLEFNCGDTIVSLGLEPGWTTKKDKTEQNIRKKQSLVCDGSTGETIILTNEIGKETGNSVSTRLDSTLSGDFGAFEDEDGCQDWWTKYFASVEATIEENKELRKEKSIFQAQSNGTVPMYLDETYNQNQGNVSGEKSPGVTAKKLFGLKSTANAAKFVSKLSPRQTYQKFPKTALLKIYPNELEAQPEFEQFKEWLHTFELYRGKKTGDEPEDESRIVGSFKGALKVYKWPLPKDLIDHTIMGFDPQYGFFQGVPSNEPIHVLVRVYIVKANDLHPCDLNGKADPYVVLHLGGKRISDKENYVSKQLNPVFGKCFEIEATFPQDSLLTIQVLDWDLVGADDMIGETKIDLENRFYSRHRATCGLANRYDESGYNKWRDSMKPTQILSKLCKEGKIDGPVYSHGRVTIGRKTFSLSNEEMEYYVHSKGIEEHLALAVLHQWHAFPRIGCTLVPEHVEARPLYNPEKPGIEQGKLELWVDMFPMDMPSPGPSIDISPRKPKCYELRIIIWNTDDVVLEDDAFFTGEKMSDIYVKGWLKGPEDCQSTDIHYRSLTGEGNFNWRFIFPFDYLVAEEKIVINRKESLFSWDETECKIPARLELQVWDADHFSADDFLGAITLDLNRFPRGAKNSKLCTLSMLKTDGSVPMVNIFKQKRIKGWWPFYVKKENEDVELTGKVEAEIHLLTKEEAEKNPAGFGRNEPDLLDKPNRPDASFMWFLNPLKSIKYIVWHNYKWAILKAFVTIGIIILVLLFFYAIPGYSVKKLLGA